From Chelatococcus sp. YT9, a single genomic window includes:
- a CDS encoding DNA-directed RNA polymerase subunit alpha, with the protein MIQKNWQELIKPSKLDVTPGDDPKRIATVVAEPLERGFGLTLGNALRRVLLSSLQGGAVTAVHIDGVLHEFSSIAGVREDVTDIVLNIKMVSIKMQGEGPKRMALRKQGPGPVFAGDIATVGDVQILNPELVLCTLDDGAEIRMEFTVNTGKGYVPAERNRPEDAPIGLIAVDALYSPVKKVSYRVENTREGQILDYDKLTMTVETNGSVSAEDAVAYAARILQDQLAVFVNFEEPRREETSISTPQLPFNPALLKKVDELELSVRSANCLKNDNIVYIGDLIQKTEAEMLRTPNFGRKSLNEIKEVLASMGLHLGMEVTGWPPDNIEELAKRFEEHY; encoded by the coding sequence GTGATCCAGAAGAATTGGCAAGAACTGATCAAGCCGAGCAAGCTTGACGTCACCCCCGGAGACGATCCGAAGCGGATTGCGACCGTGGTCGCCGAGCCGCTGGAACGCGGGTTCGGTCTGACGCTCGGAAATGCCTTGCGCCGGGTTCTGTTGTCGTCGCTGCAGGGCGGCGCCGTGACGGCCGTCCATATTGACGGCGTCCTGCACGAGTTTTCATCGATCGCCGGTGTGCGCGAGGACGTCACCGACATCGTTCTCAACATCAAGATGGTTTCCATTAAGATGCAGGGCGAGGGCCCGAAGCGCATGGCGCTGCGCAAGCAGGGCCCCGGACCGGTCTTCGCTGGCGATATCGCGACCGTTGGCGACGTGCAGATCCTCAATCCGGAGCTCGTGCTGTGCACGCTCGATGACGGCGCTGAGATCCGCATGGAGTTCACGGTCAACACCGGCAAGGGCTATGTCCCGGCGGAGCGTAACCGTCCCGAGGACGCGCCGATCGGCCTCATCGCCGTTGACGCCCTGTACAGCCCCGTCAAGAAGGTCTCCTACCGGGTCGAGAACACCCGCGAGGGCCAGATCCTCGACTATGACAAGCTGACCATGACGGTCGAGACTAACGGCTCGGTATCCGCCGAGGACGCGGTCGCTTATGCCGCCCGTATCCTTCAGGACCAGCTTGCTGTCTTCGTTAATTTCGAGGAGCCGCGCCGCGAGGAGACCTCGATCTCCACGCCGCAGCTGCCTTTCAACCCGGCTCTCCTCAAGAAGGTGGACGAGCTCGAGCTGTCGGTGCGCTCCGCGAATTGCCTGAAGAACGACAACATCGTCTACATCGGCGACCTGATCCAGAAGACGGAAGCCGAGATGCTGCGGACACCGAACTTCGGCCGGAAGTCTCTGAACGAGATCAAGGAAGTGCTGGCCTCGATGGGGCTGCACCTCGGCATGGAAGTAACTGGCTGGCCGCCGGACAACATCGAAGAGCTCGCGAAGCGCTTCGAAGAGCACTACTGA
- the rplQ gene encoding 50S ribosomal protein L17 encodes MRHGFAHRRFNRTAEHRKAMFANMSAALIKHEQIVTTLPKAKDLRPVVEKLITLGKRGDLHARRQAIAQVRDVAIVKKLFDVLGPRYKERNGGYTRVLKAGFRYGDGAPMAVIEFVDRDVDAKGLDSGPSQKDEVVENDAA; translated from the coding sequence ATGCGTCACGGTTTCGCTCACCGCCGGTTCAACCGCACCGCTGAACACCGCAAGGCGATGTTCGCCAACATGTCTGCCGCGCTCATCAAGCATGAGCAGATCGTCACGACGCTCCCGAAGGCGAAGGACCTCCGTCCGGTCGTCGAGAAGCTCATCACGCTCGGCAAGCGCGGTGATCTGCATGCGCGCCGTCAGGCGATTGCGCAGGTTCGCGACGTGGCCATCGTGAAGAAGCTGTTTGACGTGCTCGGCCCGCGCTACAAGGAGCGCAATGGCGGTTACACCCGCGTGCTCAAGGCCGGCTTCCGTTACGGCGATGGCGCGCCGATGGCCGTGATCGAGTTTGTCGATCGCGACGTTGATGCGAAGGGTCTGGATTCCGGCCCGAGCCAGAAGGACGAGGTCGTCGAGAACGACGCGGCGTAA
- a CDS encoding ankyrin repeat domain-containing protein, whose amino-acid sequence MTESFLKAAARGDTGTLRRLIGEGAPVDSRDGRGRTALLLATIADAPEAARLLIASGADVNAQDDQLDSPYLYAGAAGRLEILKMTLAAGANLGSTNRYGGTALIPACERGHVAVVKLLLESGVDVDHVNRLGWTGLLEAVILGNGGPAHIEIVQLLVDEGADVNLADRDGVTPLQHARRKGQAEIVRILERAGGR is encoded by the coding sequence ATGACGGAGAGCTTTCTGAAGGCCGCGGCGCGCGGCGACACAGGGACCTTGCGCCGTCTTATCGGTGAGGGTGCCCCGGTCGACAGCCGCGACGGACGCGGCCGCACGGCGCTCCTTCTTGCGACGATCGCTGACGCGCCCGAAGCCGCACGTCTCCTGATCGCGTCTGGCGCGGATGTGAACGCGCAGGATGACCAACTGGACAGTCCCTATCTCTATGCAGGGGCGGCGGGGCGCCTGGAGATCCTCAAGATGACGCTGGCGGCGGGCGCCAATCTCGGAAGCACGAATCGCTACGGCGGCACGGCTTTGATCCCAGCCTGCGAACGCGGCCATGTGGCGGTGGTGAAGCTGCTGCTGGAGAGCGGCGTTGACGTGGACCATGTCAATCGGCTCGGCTGGACGGGCCTGCTCGAGGCCGTGATCCTTGGTAATGGCGGGCCAGCGCATATCGAGATCGTGCAGCTGCTGGTTGATGAAGGTGCCGACGTCAACCTTGCGGATCGCGATGGGGTGACGCCTTTGCAGCACGCGCGGCGCAAGGGGCAGGCCGAGATCGTTAGGATTCTTGAACGCGCCGGCGGCCGCTGA
- a CDS encoding Do family serine endopeptidase produces MLRTFACASALALLLTSLPATAQQRTVPENRAQVQFSLSPVVKQVTPAVVNVYGARVEKRPQNPFFDDPFFRRFFGDDGFGVPQDRVQRSLGSGVIVDATGLVITNNHVIENMTEVKVALADKREFEAEIVLRDPRSDLAVLRMKGKGPFPTAPLGSDDTMEVGDFVIAIGNPFGVGQTVTQGIVSALARTQVGISDFQSFIQTDAAINPGNSGGPLVDATGHVIGINTAIFSRSGGSMGIGFAVPAAMVRTVLASAKEGGKSVRRPWFGGRLQTVSADIAESMGMDRPTGALVVAILPGSPAGAAGLKAGDVIVAVDGQPVEDPDGFGYRFATRPLGGRTSLTILRSGKRSDVSLELAAAPEKPARDPVTIASNSPLRGATIVNLSPAVAEELSLQGLGKGVVLQELEQGSAAQRLGFQAGDAILAVNGREVETTRDLDSAMRSRANYWQITINRKGQVFTTVFGG; encoded by the coding sequence ATGCTTCGTACTTTCGCTTGTGCTTCAGCGCTCGCCTTGTTGCTGACGTCGTTGCCGGCAACAGCCCAGCAGCGCACGGTGCCCGAGAACCGCGCCCAGGTGCAGTTCTCGCTGTCGCCCGTGGTCAAGCAGGTGACCCCCGCGGTGGTCAATGTCTATGGCGCGCGGGTTGAAAAGCGGCCGCAAAACCCTTTCTTCGACGATCCGTTCTTCCGGCGTTTTTTCGGCGATGACGGTTTCGGCGTGCCGCAGGACCGGGTGCAGCGCTCGCTCGGTTCCGGTGTGATCGTTGACGCGACTGGGCTCGTCATCACCAACAACCACGTCATCGAGAACATGACGGAGGTTAAGGTTGCCTTGGCGGACAAGCGCGAGTTCGAGGCGGAGATCGTGCTGCGCGACCCTCGCAGTGATCTCGCCGTGCTGCGGATGAAGGGTAAGGGGCCGTTCCCCACCGCACCGCTGGGCAGTGACGACACCATGGAAGTGGGCGACTTCGTCATCGCGATCGGCAATCCGTTCGGTGTCGGCCAGACCGTCACCCAGGGCATCGTCTCGGCGCTCGCCCGCACGCAGGTGGGTATCAGCGACTTCCAGTCCTTCATCCAGACCGACGCGGCGATCAATCCCGGCAATTCCGGTGGGCCGCTGGTCGATGCGACCGGACATGTGATCGGCATCAACACCGCGATCTTCTCGCGTTCCGGCGGCAGCATGGGCATCGGTTTCGCGGTGCCGGCGGCAATGGTGCGCACGGTTCTCGCCTCCGCCAAGGAGGGTGGCAAGTCGGTGCGGCGTCCCTGGTTCGGGGGACGGCTGCAGACGGTGTCGGCGGACATTGCAGAGAGCATGGGCATGGACCGGCCCACCGGGGCGCTGGTTGTCGCGATCCTGCCAGGCAGCCCGGCAGGTGCGGCCGGCCTCAAGGCGGGTGATGTGATCGTCGCGGTCGATGGGCAACCGGTCGAGGATCCAGACGGCTTCGGATACCGCTTCGCAACCCGACCCTTGGGAGGGCGCACAAGCCTCACCATCCTGCGCAGCGGCAAGCGTTCGGATGTTTCGTTGGAGCTCGCGGCAGCTCCGGAGAAGCCCGCCCGGGATCCCGTGACGATCGCCAGCAATTCGCCGCTCCGTGGCGCGACAATCGTCAATCTGTCGCCGGCCGTCGCGGAGGAGCTGTCACTCCAGGGGCTAGGCAAGGGCGTCGTGCTCCAAGAGCTTGAGCAGGGCTCCGCAGCGCAGCGCCTCGGCTTCCAGGCCGGAGACGCGATCCTGGCCGTCAACGGCAGGGAAGTCGAGACCACGCGTGACCTTGACAGTGCGATGCGCAGCCGCGCGAACTATTGGCAGATTACCATCAATCGCAAGGGACAGGTGTTCACCACCGTGTTCGGCGGCTGA
- a CDS encoding replication-associated recombination protein A produces MSDLFASAGLDRGAPRPLADRLRPQRLSEVVGQDHLVGPDGALTRLLRSGSIGSLIFWGPPGTGKTTVARLLAHETDLVFEPMSAIFSGVGDLKKTFDVARGRRAVGQGTLLFVDEIHRFNRAQLDAFLPVMEDGTITLVGATTENPSFELNAALLSRARVMTFRALDENAIQGLLARAEEIEGKPLPLDEGARLALVHMADGDGRASLTLAEEIWRAAGEGEVFTAAALQEVVQRRAPIYDKAQEGHYNLISALHKTIRGSDPDAALYYLARMLDAGEDPLFLARRLVRMAVEDIGLADPQALVVANAAKDAYDFLGTPEGELALAQTVIYLATAPKSNAAYKAFSAAKAVAKQGGSLMPPKVILNAPTRFMKGEGYGAGYAYDHDEPDAFSGQDYWPEALGRQHFYEPVERGFEREIRKRLDWWEKLRSERRSQS; encoded by the coding sequence ATGTCTGATCTCTTCGCATCAGCGGGCCTCGACCGCGGGGCGCCCCGGCCGCTGGCGGATCGCTTGCGTCCGCAGCGCCTCAGTGAAGTTGTCGGTCAGGATCATCTCGTCGGGCCGGACGGCGCGCTCACGCGCCTGCTCCGATCCGGCTCAATCGGGAGCCTCATCTTCTGGGGACCACCTGGAACGGGCAAGACGACCGTGGCGCGATTGCTCGCCCACGAGACGGATCTCGTGTTCGAACCCATGTCAGCGATCTTCTCGGGCGTCGGAGACTTGAAGAAGACCTTCGACGTCGCGCGTGGCCGCCGGGCGGTCGGGCAGGGCACCCTGTTGTTCGTCGATGAGATCCATCGCTTCAATCGGGCTCAACTCGATGCCTTCCTGCCGGTGATGGAGGATGGCACGATCACGCTCGTCGGCGCGACGACGGAAAATCCGTCTTTCGAGCTGAATGCCGCGCTTTTGTCGCGGGCCCGGGTCATGACCTTCCGCGCCCTTGATGAGAATGCGATTCAGGGATTGCTCGCAAGAGCCGAGGAAATCGAGGGAAAACCGCTTCCGCTCGACGAGGGAGCGAGGCTTGCGCTGGTCCATATGGCCGACGGCGACGGGCGGGCGTCGTTGACGCTCGCGGAGGAAATCTGGCGGGCTGCGGGCGAGGGAGAAGTATTCACCGCCGCTGCGCTGCAGGAGGTGGTGCAGCGGCGCGCGCCCATTTACGACAAGGCGCAGGAAGGGCACTACAACCTCATCTCCGCGCTGCACAAGACCATCCGCGGATCAGACCCGGACGCCGCGCTCTACTATCTCGCGCGCATGCTCGATGCGGGAGAGGATCCGTTGTTCCTCGCCCGCCGTCTGGTGCGCATGGCAGTGGAAGACATCGGGCTCGCCGATCCCCAGGCGCTGGTCGTCGCCAATGCGGCGAAGGATGCCTATGATTTCCTCGGCACGCCCGAGGGAGAGCTCGCGCTGGCGCAGACGGTGATCTATCTTGCGACCGCTCCGAAATCGAACGCCGCCTACAAGGCCTTCAGCGCCGCAAAGGCCGTCGCGAAGCAGGGCGGCTCGCTGATGCCGCCCAAGGTCATTCTCAACGCGCCAACCCGCTTCATGAAAGGTGAGGGCTATGGTGCGGGCTATGCCTATGACCATGACGAGCCCGATGCGTTCTCGGGCCAGGACTATTGGCCCGAAGCGCTCGGGCGCCAACACTTCTACGAGCCGGTCGAGCGCGGATTCGAGCGGGAGATCCGCAAGCGGCTCGACTGGTGGGAGAAGCTCAGGAGCGAGCGGCGAAGCCAGTCATGA
- the crcB gene encoding fluoride efflux transporter CrcB, translating into MQSLLLVFLGAGLGGCLRHIVSAGIGRLLGAQFPWGIFVINVTGSFAMGLVAGWLAFKSEVGWSQPARLFMATGVLGGYTTFSSFSLDAVVLWERGEWIPALGYVLGSVVISILALAAGLAIVRNLA; encoded by the coding sequence ATGCAATCGCTGCTGCTCGTTTTTCTCGGCGCGGGGCTCGGGGGGTGCCTTCGGCATATCGTCAGCGCAGGTATTGGCCGGCTTCTCGGGGCGCAATTCCCCTGGGGAATTTTCGTCATCAACGTGACGGGGTCGTTCGCGATGGGGCTCGTCGCTGGTTGGCTTGCGTTCAAGTCAGAGGTCGGCTGGTCGCAGCCCGCGCGTTTGTTCATGGCGACCGGCGTGCTGGGAGGCTATACGACTTTTTCGTCCTTTTCCCTCGATGCCGTGGTGCTATGGGAGCGGGGTGAATGGATCCCGGCCCTGGGCTATGTCCTGGGCTCTGTTGTCATTTCGATTCTGGCGCTCGCTGCGGGGCTTGCCATTGTCCGGAACCTTGCGTGA
- a CDS encoding RluA family pseudouridine synthase, producing the protein MSENKGRPPRGRSGGSKGQGGGSTFGHSSSRGAGSKRYPAPKGTYAQKGTSASRAASAPTRAAAPKAATVGQQRLGRSANSERLESYSETEAFEASSAKPRQRSSRPAGRTPRPGVADRRSRSADDMTTGTLKRSHGDGPETAGGRRPHDEKPTRKTPVQARAGSPVSRVSPKQKQKAEASETLATGVQTLVVTPDEADMRVDRFLVARFPQLAFTHIQRIVRKGELRIDGKRAKPNERLAAGQSVRIPPLKLEERKAPVRAAGRDQADTEFLKSITLYEDGDVMVLNKPMGLAVQGGSGTTRHVDGLLEALRDADGQKPRLVHRLDKDTAGCLVIAKTRLAAATLAKTFRSRSARKVYWALVAGVPRVKQGRISTYLAKEEAIDGDARMRVARHGDDGASHAVTYYALVDTMAQKLAWLSLKPVTGRTHQLRAHTAHIGHPIVGDPKYFDIENWELPGGIQKKLHLLARRIVIPHPRTGKPIDVTAPLPPHMQQTWNLLGFDTSLYDPIVEAPEE; encoded by the coding sequence ATGAGTGAGAACAAGGGTAGGCCGCCGCGCGGCCGAAGTGGTGGCTCGAAAGGGCAGGGTGGCGGTTCCACCTTCGGGCATTCGTCGTCGCGAGGCGCCGGTTCCAAGCGCTACCCCGCGCCGAAAGGAACCTATGCCCAAAAGGGCACGTCCGCATCCAGGGCGGCGTCTGCGCCGACGCGGGCAGCTGCGCCCAAGGCTGCAACCGTCGGCCAGCAGCGCCTTGGGCGCTCTGCCAACAGCGAGCGGTTGGAGAGCTATAGCGAAACCGAAGCCTTCGAAGCAAGCTCTGCCAAGCCGCGCCAGCGTTCCTCCCGGCCAGCGGGGCGGACGCCCCGGCCGGGTGTGGCTGATCGTCGTTCGCGCTCGGCGGATGATATGACAACGGGTACCCTGAAGCGCAGCCATGGCGATGGTCCGGAGACCGCCGGGGGACGTCGCCCGCATGATGAGAAGCCCACTCGCAAGACCCCGGTTCAGGCGCGGGCCGGCTCCCCAGTTTCCCGTGTGTCGCCCAAGCAGAAGCAAAAGGCGGAAGCCTCCGAGACCTTGGCGACCGGCGTGCAGACCCTCGTCGTGACACCAGACGAGGCGGACATGCGCGTCGACCGCTTCCTCGTGGCGCGGTTCCCGCAACTCGCCTTCACCCATATTCAGCGCATCGTGCGCAAGGGCGAACTGCGCATCGACGGCAAGCGGGCCAAGCCCAATGAGCGGTTGGCGGCTGGCCAATCCGTCCGCATCCCGCCGCTCAAGCTCGAGGAGCGGAAGGCGCCTGTGCGCGCTGCCGGCAGGGATCAGGCGGATACGGAGTTTCTGAAGTCCATCACATTATATGAAGATGGTGATGTGATGGTTCTCAACAAGCCGATGGGACTAGCCGTCCAGGGCGGCTCTGGCACCACGCGGCATGTCGATGGCTTGCTCGAGGCCTTACGTGATGCCGACGGCCAGAAGCCCCGTCTCGTGCACCGCCTCGACAAGGACACGGCCGGTTGCCTCGTCATCGCTAAGACGCGGCTCGCTGCGGCCACGCTCGCGAAGACCTTCCGGTCACGCTCCGCCCGCAAGGTCTACTGGGCGCTGGTAGCGGGCGTACCCCGCGTTAAGCAGGGCCGCATCTCCACTTATCTGGCGAAGGAGGAAGCCATCGACGGCGATGCCCGCATGCGCGTGGCGCGGCATGGCGACGACGGCGCCAGCCACGCGGTGACCTATTACGCCCTGGTGGATACCATGGCGCAGAAACTCGCCTGGCTCTCGCTGAAGCCGGTCACGGGGCGCACACACCAACTGCGCGCGCATACCGCTCATATCGGCCATCCCATCGTCGGCGATCCCAAATATTTCGATATCGAGAACTGGGAACTGCCCGGCGGCATCCAGAAGAAGCTGCATCTCCTGGCGCGACGCATCGTCATTCCGCATCCGCGCACGGGCAAACCCATTGATGTCACGGCACCTCTGCCGCCGCATATGCAGCAGACGTGGAATCTTCTTGGGTTTGATACAAGCCTCTACGACCCGATCGTCGAAGCGCCGGAGGAGTAA
- a CDS encoding omptin family outer membrane protease, producing MISLLRHIVLAMLLVPAGVAQARDVEATRQADFKADRWHFSVYSGYLTGQATELLFDGDAKASQLNWQIDKALVLGGSASFSPLDWLTLSLGAWTGVAHSGAVDDFDWSNGYAGFESWTDWSNGRTTMPRAVQLDLNLAARLWEHAGFRLSVLGGYKELHFKWKDYGGSFVYSHDGFRDETGVISDDLGITYRQDWHIPYMGLRAQYEFARWSLSVDLTGSLFGWGSAVDHHIYRALVSPQNFRDVRMIGASLAAEYRLADNFSLVAKADYQRVGEGRGSVALYGFDRESDDFGFDHCRDCAGASLEMAIFSVGLKASW from the coding sequence ATGATTTCTCTGTTGAGGCATATCGTCTTGGCGATGTTGCTTGTGCCCGCCGGCGTTGCACAGGCGCGCGATGTAGAAGCGACGCGCCAAGCAGACTTCAAAGCCGATCGGTGGCATTTCTCGGTTTATTCCGGCTATCTGACAGGGCAGGCGACGGAGCTTTTATTTGATGGCGACGCGAAGGCCAGTCAGCTCAACTGGCAGATCGACAAGGCGCTTGTGCTGGGCGGCTCGGCCAGTTTCAGTCCGCTGGACTGGCTGACCCTTTCCCTGGGCGCTTGGACCGGCGTTGCCCATTCTGGCGCCGTAGACGATTTTGACTGGTCGAACGGCTATGCTGGTTTCGAGTCTTGGACAGACTGGTCGAATGGCAGGACGACCATGCCACGCGCCGTCCAGCTCGACCTTAACCTTGCCGCTCGGCTCTGGGAACATGCGGGCTTCCGGCTATCCGTGCTGGGAGGCTACAAGGAGCTTCATTTCAAATGGAAAGATTACGGTGGCTCATTCGTCTATAGTCACGATGGTTTCAGAGATGAAACGGGGGTGATTTCGGACGATCTTGGCATCACATACAGGCAAGATTGGCATATCCCCTATATGGGTCTCCGCGCACAATACGAGTTTGCTCGTTGGTCGCTGTCGGTAGACCTTACAGGAAGTCTATTCGGCTGGGGATCCGCCGTCGATCATCACATCTATCGCGCGCTAGTATCTCCCCAGAACTTCCGTGATGTGCGGATGATCGGCGCGAGCCTTGCCGCGGAATATCGCTTGGCGGATAATTTTTCGTTGGTGGCGAAGGCGGACTATCAACGTGTGGGAGAGGGGCGGGGATCTGTTGCGCTTTACGGATTCGACCGCGAGTCCGACGATTTCGGGTTTGATCATTGCCGCGACTGTGCCGGCGCATCCCTTGAGATGGCGATCTTCTCCGTTGGGCTCAAGGCGAGTTGGTGA
- a CDS encoding DUF305 domain-containing protein, which translates to MPLRMQLLAAVALMPLAAQPAFAQPANPHAGHGAPAQAAPTASPSTKAYEAANAAMHGAMSIPYTGNADVDFVRQMIPHHEGAVAMAKIVLEHGKDPEIRKLAEEIVAAQDKEIAFMRGWLAKQGQ; encoded by the coding sequence ATGCCACTGAGAATGCAACTTCTCGCCGCAGTTGCCCTGATGCCACTGGCCGCCCAGCCCGCGTTCGCGCAGCCGGCCAATCCTCATGCCGGTCATGGCGCGCCCGCGCAGGCCGCGCCCACCGCATCACCGTCCACGAAGGCCTATGAGGCGGCCAACGCCGCGATGCATGGCGCGATGAGCATTCCCTATACGGGAAACGCCGACGTGGATTTTGTCCGCCAGATGATCCCGCATCACGAGGGCGCCGTGGCCATGGCGAAGATCGTGCTGGAGCACGGCAAGGACCCGGAGATCCGTAAGCTCGCGGAGGAGATCGTCGCCGCTCAGGACAAGGAAATCGCCTTCATGCGCGGCTGGCTCGCCAAACAGGGTCAGTGA
- a CDS encoding ATP12 family protein, producing the protein MPSESLSPDLPKRFYTVAGVDARPDGFALVLDGRGARTPGRKSLQFPTSALAEAVAAEWAAQEGVIDPRQMPLTRLANSAIDGVADNGEAVAAEIVRYAGSDLLCYRADHPEKLVTRQTALWDPVLAWAKAELGARFILAEGVMHVEQPAAALEAVAARVERYTEPFALAALNVMTTLSGSVLLALAVAEGHLSPAEAWTAAHVDEDSQIEVWGEDEEASARREARWLDFAAAARLFALSRT; encoded by the coding sequence ATGCCGTCTGAATCGCTTTCCCCCGATCTTCCGAAGCGCTTCTACACCGTGGCGGGTGTGGATGCGCGGCCGGATGGCTTCGCGCTGGTGCTCGACGGGCGGGGCGCGCGGACGCCGGGGCGTAAGTCGCTTCAGTTTCCGACGTCCGCCCTCGCCGAGGCAGTCGCGGCCGAGTGGGCGGCTCAGGAGGGCGTGATCGATCCGCGCCAGATGCCGCTGACGCGACTTGCCAATTCGGCCATTGACGGCGTGGCTGACAATGGCGAGGCAGTTGCCGCCGAGATCGTCCGCTATGCGGGCTCCGATCTCCTGTGCTACAGGGCCGACCATCCCGAGAAGCTCGTCACGCGCCAGACAGCGCTGTGGGACCCTGTGCTCGCTTGGGCCAAGGCGGAGCTTGGCGCGCGCTTCATTCTCGCCGAGGGAGTGATGCATGTCGAGCAGCCGGCGGCCGCTCTGGAGGCGGTGGCGGCGCGGGTGGAACGCTATACCGAGCCCTTCGCCTTGGCCGCGCTCAATGTGATGACGACTCTCAGCGGCTCGGTGCTGCTGGCTCTCGCGGTCGCCGAAGGTCATCTCTCGCCGGCAGAGGCGTGGACCGCGGCCCATGTGGACGAGGATTCCCAGATCGAGGTCTGGGGGGAGGATGAGGAAGCCAGCGCTCGCCGTGAAGCGCGTTGGCTCGACTTCGCCGCCGCCGCCCGCCTGTTCGCGCTGTCGCGGACGTGA
- a CDS encoding glycosyltransferase family 8 protein encodes MIPPPDHRAAICLTPDARYFKAAIVAARSVLAQEPDIPASIVILCDAHDVAPGYDAMAADLRARITLLPWEKSSETAALPLGRHVTHAAYRRLFLPALLDGHYQRIVYLDADMVVMRPGLSRLLSLPLHGRPLAAAIDMIFLKDFEDGPLTAEFRAYRAGLGLPLERPYFNSGLLVIDPDLWRAQRVTEKALAFLAAAPARCQFHDQSALNAVLQDSWLALSPRYNFMGDFQLLDLESLIAPVVMHFVNHPKPWHFAEWAGEDRFAQIYREALTATPWAADAVPSPHALEVPASLSPAFAAFRRRLLAYLRTQAFADTPPGWP; translated from the coding sequence ATGATCCCGCCGCCGGACCACCGCGCCGCCATTTGCCTGACGCCAGACGCGCGCTATTTCAAGGCGGCCATCGTCGCGGCACGCTCCGTGCTGGCGCAGGAGCCGGATATCCCGGCCAGCATCGTCATTCTCTGCGATGCGCATGATGTCGCACCGGGCTATGACGCCATGGCGGCCGATTTGCGCGCCCGCATTACCCTACTGCCCTGGGAAAAATCGTCCGAGACGGCCGCCCTGCCGCTTGGGCGGCATGTCACCCATGCCGCCTATCGCCGGCTCTTTCTCCCGGCGCTGCTCGACGGGCACTACCAGCGCATCGTCTATCTCGATGCCGACATGGTCGTCATGCGTCCCGGCCTGTCACGGCTGCTCAGTCTGCCGCTTCATGGCCGACCGCTGGCGGCTGCCATCGACATGATCTTCCTCAAGGATTTCGAGGACGGGCCGCTCACCGCGGAATTCCGCGCCTATCGCGCTGGCCTCGGCCTGCCGCTGGAACGTCCCTACTTCAACTCCGGCCTGCTCGTCATCGACCCAGACCTGTGGCGCGCCCAGAGGGTAACGGAGAAGGCCCTGGCCTTCCTCGCGGCCGCGCCGGCGCGCTGTCAGTTTCACGACCAGAGCGCCCTCAATGCAGTGCTGCAGGACAGCTGGCTTGCCCTTTCGCCCCGCTACAACTTCATGGGGGACTTCCAGCTTCTCGATCTGGAATCCCTGATCGCGCCGGTGGTGATGCATTTCGTCAATCATCCCAAGCCCTGGCATTTCGCAGAATGGGCGGGCGAGGACCGGTTCGCGCAGATCTACCGCGAGGCCTTGACGGCTACGCCCTGGGCAGCAGATGCCGTGCCCTCGCCTCATGCCTTAGAGGTCCCCGCGTCCTTGTCACCTGCCTTCGCGGCCTTTCGCCGGAGGCTGCTCGCCTATCTCAGGACCCAGGCTTTCGCGGACACGCCGCCGGGCTGGCCTTGA